GTAGATCTTCTTTCATAAATAGCGTTATCACGCCAGACGCCATTCATCTCTCCCATTTTTTTGTGAACACCAACTAAACGAAATCCACATTTTTGATGTAGCGCAATACTTCCTTTATTCTCGGGAAATATCCCCGCTTTCAACGTCCAATAACCCGCCTTTTCAGAGGTTTCGATCAACGCAGTCAATAGTTCCTTCCCGATTCCTTTTCCCTGCGCATTCGGATGCAAATAAATGCTGACCTCTCCAACTCCTCTATAGACATAGCGAGCGGATGTGTATAAGACTTTCGCCCAGCCCATTACGTTACCCTCTATTTCATAGACAAGATGACAAGCAGGATCTGCGGTCTCCATCCATTTTTCATAGCTAGGTGCCGCCGTTTCAAAAGTTGCATTTCCTCCTTCTATACCATATTCATAAATCTCTTTTACTTTTGGCCAGTCAGATACCGTCATTGCTCGAATCACAAACATTCTCCTTTTTTAAAAAAATAGTTGCAAAATGCAAATAGTTAGCATATGCTTTCTGTAAGAGGTGATCACATGGAAAATTATCGTGAAATTTTTCAACTATTAAGTAGACGTTTTGGATTCCTCGATAAGAATTGCTGTTCGGTTTCTGGAGCCGAGATTTCAACTGTTCATAGTCATATCTTATATGAAATTGACAAACAAACAAGTCCTACTATGCAGCAAGTGTCAGAAGCCCTTGGAATTGACGCCACAACGTTTAGTCGACAAGTTCAATCATTAGTCAAGATGAATCTCGTCAAAAAAACACCTTCTACAGAAGATCGTCGCTATTATCATCTTACACTTACAATAGAAGGAAAATATATCGCAACATCCATTGACACATCGATGAATCACTACTTACAAGAACTTTTTTCGCATATGAGTGAACAAGAAAAAGCGGATGTTATTCGTTCCATTACTATTTTGAATGAAGCAATGGGAAAATCATCCGTCTGTTGCACACCGGTATATTAAGTACCGGTTTTTCTTAAAATAAATAGTTGCAAAATGCAACTAAGGAGGAATTATAATGAATAATGTCATTATTATTGGTGCTGGTCCAGTTGGTTTAGCAGCTGCAGCACACTTAGTACAAAAAAACGAATCATTTCAGATACTTGAAATGGGTTCTGAAGTGGCGCCATCTATACGTGAGTGGGGGCATGTGCAACTATTCTCTCCGTGGAAATTTAACATGGATGACGTTGCGGTCTCTTTATTACAAGAAACAGAGTGGATGATGCCTGATGAAACTGCCCACCCGACGGGAAAAGAATTAATCGACGAGTATTTAGTACCACTGGCTACACTACCATCCATCGCTCCACATTTACGTTTAAATACGAAAGTGGTGTCGATTAGCAAAAAAGGTCTTGATAAAATGAAAGATACAGGTAGAGAGGAAGCACTATATTCTGTGTATATTGAAACGAATGGGAAAACGTCTCGTTTAGAGGCGAGCCATATTATCGATGCTACAGGAACATGGACTCAACCTAACTCGATTACTTCTTCACAAGTGTGGACTCGCACTGAAACAGAGCTAACCGACAGCATAACGTACGGCATCCCAAATGTGACAACTGAGCTTGCAAATACTTTACAAAACAAACGTGTCGCGGTAGTCGGTGGTGGACACTCAGCCATAAACTCGTTGTTATCGTTAGCAGAAATTGACGGAATCCATTTAACGTGGATTTTACGAAAACCTTCCGTGGAAAAAGCATATGGCGGAGAAAGTCTCGATGCGTTACCTAAACGAGGATTGTTAGGTCGAAAAATACATCGTCTCGTCGATGCAGGAAAAGTCGAAGTCATGACACCATTTTTCATTGACGTAATAGAACAAATGGATGGGAAGATTTCGTTGATAGGAGACTATGCAGGGGCGGAAACTCGAATCGAATCCATTGACCATGTTTTTGCTGCAACTGGTAGTCGTCCTGATTTTTCGTTCCTTCAAGAAGTCAGACTCGACATCGATAGCTCTCTAGAAAGTGTCAAAGCAATCGCTCCTCTCATTGATCCGAATGTGCATAGCTGTGGAACCGTCCGACCGCATGGGGAAAAAGAGTTACGCCATCCCGACACAAATTTTTATATCGTTGGTATGAAAAGTTATGGTCGTGCGCCAACATTTCTACTTGCAACTGGGTATGAACAAGTTCGTTCTGTAGTCGCCTATATGACTGGTGATGAAGAAGGTGCAAAAGAAGTCCATTTGAAACTTCCGGAAACAGGAGTTTGTAGTGGACCGAAACGCGAAAAGACGACTTCCTGCTGTTAATAACTAAAAAAGCGTGCGAGAGAATTCTCGGCACGCCTTTTTAGTCCCAATCGTATAAGTGATCCTGTAACTTCCCATCTTGATCATACACATTTAGAATTGCATCCTTTTCGTTAACGTAAGGTTTTGCTTCTTCTAAGAGTGCATCTTTCGTATCTGCTGAATGAATCGCTTTAGATCCGTTCTCTCTCATCAATTTCCATTTGTCATCTTCAAACTTTACTTCATATACATCCTGTTCTTTTTTACCTGTCACATATTCCCTTGCTTTGTCCGTTGCGATGGCAATAGCTCGGCCATCTTCCATTCCATCTCGAAGTAGAGCATTCGCAATCTCAATCGCCTTATCGCGCGTTTCCTTAGACAAATTATTCATCGAATCTGGGTAATCATTTTTACTCCATGGCACAAACATCACTCCTTTGCAAGATGTTTTCCCGAATGACTACTCTTCAAACAGCCTTATTGCTTGGTGAAATGAACAATCACATCCCGTAAAAATTCCGCTGTACCTGGAACTGTATGATCGTAAAATGCCGTGAAGCGTTCATCGTCCACATACATTTGCGCTAGCCCTGCATGTGCTTCTTTGGAGTATGTCGTCCAGTATCCCATCAACCACTTTTTGTGAAGCGCCACCACTTCCCTTGCCAACTCACTTGTTGGGTCTCCATTTTCTTTTGCTAGTGCGAGTTTCGCATCAATTTCTTTCGCTAAGTCCTTGGCACGTTCCATATCTTCTGGACGTTGCGCAAGAAACTTTGCATTCGCTTCATCTATTAGTTGGTCACCATACTTCGCACGAATTTCTTTTCCGTAATTTTGCTCGTTCTCTTCAACAAGTTGTGATTTGAACCCTTCAAATTTCTTCTCATTTTCCAATGGTATCCTTCCTTCCTCTTCCGCAATCGACGCTTCAATATTTTCTAATAGAAGTTCGATTTGCTGTTTTCGTTGTAGAAGTGCTTTTTTATGGGAATGAAGTGCAGATGCTCGATCAAATGTAGGTTCCTGCATAAGTTTTTTAATATCCTCCAGTGACATCTCCAGCTCCCGATAAAACAAAATTTGTTGTAAGACGTTTACTTCGTGCGTTCCATAAATTCTGTAACCTGACGAATTAATTCGAGCAGGAATGAGTAACCCGATTTCATCGTAATAGCGTAGCGTACGTGCACTTACGCCAGCTAATTGAGATAGTTTTTGGATCGTATATTCCATCGTATGCACCTCCTAACTTGAGAATAAACCTTTACGCAACGTCAAGGTCAAGAACTTTACATTCATTGACAAACTTCGAAAAGTATGCGATACTATCTTAGTTAACTTGTAAGATAGCAGATAGGCGTTGATTTTTGGCATCTGCTTGATGTTTTGTAGGAACACTTATTCACACTGGCGCGACTATAGGGTCGCAAGGACGTAAAAGAAGGTAGGGTTTACGTTGCTTAAGGAAAACAACCAGTGGATTCTTGACCGCGGCAATACATTCTCAATTATTTGAAATGATTATTTCAACACAATTTTGTTATCTTATATAATCAAAGGGATGCCCCATTACTGGAGCATCCCTTTTCCAATTTTATCGGGCTTTTAAGTTTTTCTTTTTCGAAAAGCTATACTAACTTACTCATTGATCCTTAACGCGCTCTAACAATCTCTATGAAATCTGTCATACGCTCCGAGTCGATCACTTGCTGACTACATTTCAAGCTATCCTGACAAATATAATTGCCTCGCTTTGTGTAAGCACCATTAGCATTTCCTTTTACAGCTGCCGTGAATAATCCGAGTTTGTCATGCTTATGGCAAATGGCACAAATACCATCTTTTTTGGAGACTTCAAATGTCCCATAAGTAGGAAGGTGCTTTTCATTCTGCCAAAAAATAAGACACTTCTTATCCGAACCTTTGTCATTCCACCCTAAAAACGTCTGCAATCGCCAGTCAATTTCTGTGAGATTAGGTATACTCACTTTCTTCAGCTTTGGAAAAAGCTTTCGAATTTTTTCGTCCGTCAGTGCGGGAAATGGAATGACAAACGGTTGAAGTTTCGCCAAAAATTGTTCTCCTGATTGTTTATCCGTTACGTGTTGAATGGAGTTCAACATATCTTGTTGCTCCTCGGATAAGTCGGGCAATAAATTACGTACAGATTCCTCACGCACACTAAGTAAAGCTGCAAGAACATTTTTGTCCTTACTTACTCCAGATGCGTTTACTAATATTTTTACTTGATCCGTTAAAAAGTGAAATTGATCACTACTTAAAAAAGCTTCCATATTACTCACCCAAATCTACGTTGTGATACACCTGTTGCACATCTTCCAAATCTTCAATCGCATCAATCATTTTTTCAAATTGCGCTGCGTCCTCTGGTGATAATGAAATATCATTTTGAGCAAGCATCGTTAACTCCGCAATCGAAAACTCCGTAATTCCTGCCGT
The Paenisporosarcina cavernae genome window above contains:
- a CDS encoding MerR family transcriptional regulator, which translates into the protein MEYTIQKLSQLAGVSARTLRYYDEIGLLIPARINSSGYRIYGTHEVNVLQQILFYRELEMSLEDIKKLMQEPTFDRASALHSHKKALLQRKQQIELLLENIEASIAEEEGRIPLENEKKFEGFKSQLVEENEQNYGKEIRAKYGDQLIDEANAKFLAQRPEDMERAKDLAKEIDAKLALAKENGDPTSELAREVVALHKKWLMGYWTTYSKEAHAGLAQMYVDDERFTAFYDHTVPGTAEFLRDVIVHFTKQ
- a CDS encoding NAD(P)-binding domain-containing protein; its protein translation is MNNVIIIGAGPVGLAAAAHLVQKNESFQILEMGSEVAPSIREWGHVQLFSPWKFNMDDVAVSLLQETEWMMPDETAHPTGKELIDEYLVPLATLPSIAPHLRLNTKVVSISKKGLDKMKDTGREEALYSVYIETNGKTSRLEASHIIDATGTWTQPNSITSSQVWTRTETELTDSITYGIPNVTTELANTLQNKRVAVVGGGHSAINSLLSLAEIDGIHLTWILRKPSVEKAYGGESLDALPKRGLLGRKIHRLVDAGKVEVMTPFFIDVIEQMDGKISLIGDYAGAETRIESIDHVFAATGSRPDFSFLQEVRLDIDSSLESVKAIAPLIDPNVHSCGTVRPHGEKELRHPDTNFYIVGMKSYGRAPTFLLATGYEQVRSVVAYMTGDEEGAKEVHLKLPETGVCSGPKREKTTSCC
- a CDS encoding MarR family winged helix-turn-helix transcriptional regulator codes for the protein MENYREIFQLLSRRFGFLDKNCCSVSGAEISTVHSHILYEIDKQTSPTMQQVSEALGIDATTFSRQVQSLVKMNLVKKTPSTEDRRYYHLTLTIEGKYIATSIDTSMNHYLQELFSHMSEQEKADVIRSITILNEAMGKSSVCCTPVY
- a CDS encoding GNAT family N-acetyltransferase; this encodes MFVIRAMTVSDWPKVKEIYEYGIEGGNATFETAAPSYEKWMETADPACHLVYEIEGNVMGWAKVLYTSARYVYRGVGEVSIYLHPNAQGKGIGKELLTALIETSEKAGYWTLKAGIFPENKGSIALHQKCGFRLVGVHKKMGEMNGVWRDNAIYERRSTTVGM
- a CDS encoding DUF2188 domain-containing protein, whose product is MPWSKNDYPDSMNNLSKETRDKAIEIANALLRDGMEDGRAIAIATDKAREYVTGKKEQDVYEVKFEDDKWKLMRENGSKAIHSADTKDALLEEAKPYVNEKDAILNVYDQDGKLQDHLYDWD
- a CDS encoding FusB/FusC family EF-G-binding protein produces the protein MEAFLSSDQFHFLTDQVKILVNASGVSKDKNVLAALLSVREESVRNLLPDLSEEQQDMLNSIQHVTDKQSGEQFLAKLQPFVIPFPALTDEKIRKLFPKLKKVSIPNLTEIDWRLQTFLGWNDKGSDKKCLIFWQNEKHLPTYGTFEVSKKDGICAICHKHDKLGLFTAAVKGNANGAYTKRGNYICQDSLKCSQQVIDSERMTDFIEIVRAR